In Fusarium oxysporum f. sp. lycopersici 4287 chromosome 9, whole genome shotgun sequence, the genomic stretch AATAGGTCTCATTATGGATTGAGATTAGCGATTGTGGCCAAGTTTGCAGCGCTCCAGCACTAAAACGACCAGGGCCCGTTGGTGCATGCGTGGTTGCTGCCCGCCagacaaagcaaagcaaagcaaatAGGatcgagcttgatgaagtgTTTGTTTATATTATTGCTTGGTTTTGCCAACATCAACCCACTCTGGTATGACTTTAGCATATATGTCGCCAGCTTCTGTATCTCGTCCTTCCGCTTCGATTCATCATAATTGAGGTGAATAGCCCCTGTATTTCTCAAGGGAGAGCTACTCGCCGCTATTCGGTTCTGAAACCAAAACACTATCGATAACAAACCTGACGTCGCAAGACCGTCAGTTGCATACCATACCATTACCAGCAACTCACTTTACACAAACAACACTCTGGACCGTGATAGGTTCTTGTGTCGCTGTGATAACTTTgtattcttcttcaacaatcgCATTATAACCTCGAACCATGTCGTTCCTGTTTGGAAGAGCCCGCACACGCACAGTTGCCGATCTCCCCAAGCAGGCCCGCGAGCATGTCTTGAAGCTCGAGGGGCCACAGGGCCCTTCCAAGGTAGCAATCATATCACCTCACCTCGACTCAAGGCCAAACACTGACTCTAAAAGGCCGAAGAGCTTGCCCGAGTCTTGAGCCAGATGAAGACTATCCTGCAGGGAACTCCCGGTATGCTGCTTCGCCTTGCTCCACGAACCCCTGACTGTATGGCTAAGACATCTTGCAAGAGGCCGATACCTCTCCAGAACAGATCTTACAGCTTGTGACTGGTCTCATCGACGAAgatctcctccatctcctcgcCGTCAACCTCTTCCGTCTTCCATTCGAGTCGCGTAAAGATACCCAAGTCATATTCTCCTACGTCTTCCGCTTCCGCCCCGCCACCGCCGCCCCCAAAAGCGATCCTCTCGCACTATCATACGTTGTCTGCAATCGACCCCAGGTCCTAGTTGAGCTATGTCGAGGATATGATCACAAGGAGAGCGCTACGCCGGCAGGTTCAGTTCTACGAGAGCTACTCAAGAACGAGGCCGCCGCCGCAATCATTCTATACGACGACGGAGATGAGCCAGGTTCGAGTTCCAAGGGTCTAAATGCCATTGACCGTGACCGACCCCAAAGTGGGAGAGGCGTGTTCTGGAGATTCTTCGATTGGGTTGATAAGAGCTCCTTCGAGGTAGCAGCAGATGCTTTCACCACTTTTCGAGTGAGATTGGGTTACGGTACCCGAATTACTTCCTGTTGCTGATCTTACTGTAGGAACTCCTGACACGCCACAAGGATCTTGTACCAAGATACTTGAACGCAAACTTTGAACTCTTCTTCGACAAGTACAACAACATCTTGGTGCAATCCAACAGTTACGTGACCAAGCGTCAGTCCATAAAGCTTCTCGGTGAGATCTTGCTTGATCGCTCCAACTATAACGTCATGACTGCCTATGTTGATCGCGGGGAGCATCTCAAGATATGCATGAACTTGCTACGCGATGATAGGAAAATGGTTCAGTACGAGGGCTTCCACGTATTCAAGGTCTTTGTTGCAAACCCGCACAAATCAATTGCCGTCCAAAAGATTCTCCTCATGAATCGCGATAAGCTTCTCACTTTCCTCTCCCACTTCCTTGAGGATCGGACAGATGACGAACAGTTCATCGATGAGAGAGAATTTTTGATCAAGCAAATCCGCGGCATGCCCTCAGTTCCCGTTGCTCCTCAGCGGTAAACGTATGCATGCCGCATTGCCTACTTACTCTGGACAAATATGTTCTCACTATACCATTTTGCACTCATGCGGCGTTTCCACTGCTTTTCTTCCACCCGACAGCGATTCATGAGGCCAAGGAGCACAGTTCTCTATTCATCACGATGGCATAGCATGATATGCAGTTTTGTCTTATTTTATCCCTAC encodes the following:
- a CDS encoding calcium binding protein 39, producing the protein MSFLFGRARTRTVADLPKQAREHVLKLEGPQGPSKAEELARVLSQMKTILQGTPEADTSPEQILQLVTGLIDEDLLHLLAVNLFRLPFESRKDTQVIFSYVFRFRPATAAPKSDPLALSYVVCNRPQVLVELCRGYDHKESATPAGSVLRELLKNEAAAAIILYDDGDEPGSSSKGLNAIDRDRPQSGRGVFWRFFDWVDKSSFEVAADAFTTFRELLTRHKDLVPRYLNANFELFFDKYNNILVQSNSYVTKRQSIKLLGEILLDRSNYNVMTAYVDRGEHLKICMNLLRDDRKMVQYEGFHVFKVFVANPHKSIAVQKILLMNRDKLLTFLSHFLEDRTDDEQFIDEREFLIKQIRGMPSVPVAPQR
- a CDS encoding calcium binding protein 39; its protein translation is MKTILQGTPEADTSPEQILQLVTGLIDEDLLHLLAVNLFRLPFESRKDTQVIFSYVFRFRPATAAPKSDPLALSYVVCNRPQVLVELCRGYDHKESATPAGSVLRELLKNEAAAAIILYDDGDEPGSSSKGLNAIDRDRPQSGRGVFWRFFDWVDKSSFEVAADAFTTFRELLTRHKDLVPRYLNANFELFFDKYNNILVQSNSYVTKRQSIKLLGEILLDRSNYNVMTAYVDRGEHLKICMNLLRDDRKMVQYEGFHVFKVFVANPHKSIAVQKILLMNRDKLLTFLSHFLEDRTDDEQFIDEREFLIKQIRGMPSVPVAPQR